One window of Candidatus Polarisedimenticolia bacterium genomic DNA carries:
- a CDS encoding DUF4386 domain-containing protein: MGGDEEDKMTGRGVELSPQTYARIGGALYLIIIAAGLMGELLVRDKLVVPGDATATLDNIRSFEFLWRLGIAANLFHLACSVALALVFYVLLRPVSRDLALLAVLFNVVAITLESASKLFLLPSLFVLGKASYLQAFTPEQLHVLAYLSNRSHTYGFNISLIFFGFECLLLGYLIFKSQFLPKILGILMQIAGVSYLTNSFALLLAPTLVNIAVLVPAFIAELSLALWLLVRGVNVQKWQPD, from the coding sequence TTGGGCGGCGACGAAGAGGACAAGATGACAGGTCGTGGCGTCGAGCTATCGCCGCAAACCTATGCACGGATAGGCGGGGCGCTTTATTTGATCATCATTGCTGCCGGCCTGATGGGTGAGCTGCTCGTCAGGGATAAGCTCGTCGTGCCCGGCGACGCAACGGCCACCCTCGACAACATCAGGTCCTTTGAGTTTCTCTGGCGCCTTGGTATCGCGGCCAACCTGTTTCATCTGGCGTGCTCGGTTGCACTCGCGCTCGTCTTCTATGTGCTGCTGAGGCCCGTCAGTCGGGATCTTGCGCTACTGGCCGTGCTGTTCAATGTGGTCGCAATTACTCTCGAGTCCGCCAGCAAGCTGTTCCTCCTTCCATCCTTGTTCGTATTGGGTAAAGCGTCCTATCTGCAAGCCTTCACGCCAGAACAGCTTCACGTTCTTGCGTATCTCTCTAACAGGTCGCACACGTACGGGTTCAATATCAGCCTCATCTTTTTCGGATTCGAGTGCCTTCTACTTGGGTATCTAATTTTCAAGTCCCAATTTCTGCCCAAGATTCTTGGCATCCTGATGCAAATTGCGGGCGTGAGCTATTTGACGAACAGCTTTGCGCTGCTGCTGGCGCCCACACTCGTGAACATCGCCGTTCTGGTTCCGGCCTTTATCGCGGAACTGTCGCTTGCCCTGTGGCTCCTGGTGAGGGGTGTCAACGTGCAGAAATGGCAGCCGGACTAG
- the cimA gene encoding citramalate synthase: MPEILKPIPAPVPEYDGKGRGESLPATVEIYDTTLRDGAQSEEISYSVEDKLKILRALDRLGVHFVEGGWPGANPKDLEFFARAAGEPLARARLVAFGSTRRVRGRVDRDQGLLALLSAGTPWVALFGKAWDYHVREALRTTLEENLAMISESIRFLKEAGRQVIYDAEHFFDGCRSNPEYAILTILAAAEAGADRIVLCDTNGGAFPEQVRSATLVARHRLGAPVPLGIHAHNDGELAVANSLAAVTGGARHVQGTINGYGERCGNANLCSVIPNLELKKGLSCLPPDGLQRITATSRYVAEIANRSPQSHQPFVGRSAFAHKAGIHVSAIERSSRAYEHIDPAVVGNTTRVLVSDQMGSSNVLNRARAIGIDLSGRPETMRALVERVKALEYRGFQFESAEGSFTLLVLEALGKRPRYFELVDYRVLLTASGAPEATVRVRVGQEEIHAVSLGVGPAHALDQALRNALAGAYPEIRDLRLIDFKVRILDGHDGTAARTRVHVEMGDGERIWATTGVDPNIIAATLHAIVESYEYGLLLRRSAGLLPAGSLQAGPPGAEAGSEAQVGGASAGSGENVSLQPRGEGRLPIVILHEVDPGRSEIGA, from the coding sequence ATGCCTGAGATCCTGAAGCCGATCCCGGCCCCGGTGCCGGAGTATGACGGCAAGGGGCGCGGCGAGTCGCTCCCCGCGACGGTCGAGATCTACGACACGACGCTGCGCGACGGGGCGCAGTCGGAGGAGATCTCCTACTCGGTCGAGGACAAGCTGAAGATCCTCCGGGCGCTCGACCGCCTCGGCGTGCATTTCGTCGAGGGGGGCTGGCCCGGCGCGAACCCGAAGGACCTGGAATTCTTCGCGCGGGCGGCGGGGGAGCCGCTGGCGCGCGCCCGACTGGTCGCCTTCGGCAGCACGCGCCGGGTGCGCGGGCGCGTCGACAGGGACCAAGGGCTCCTGGCCCTGCTGTCCGCCGGCACGCCGTGGGTGGCCCTGTTCGGCAAGGCATGGGACTATCACGTGCGCGAGGCGCTGCGCACGACGCTCGAAGAGAACCTGGCCATGATCTCCGAGAGCATCCGCTTCCTGAAGGAGGCGGGACGCCAGGTCATCTACGATGCGGAGCACTTCTTCGACGGCTGCCGATCGAACCCCGAATACGCGATCCTGACGATCCTGGCGGCGGCCGAGGCGGGGGCCGACCGGATCGTCCTGTGCGACACGAACGGCGGCGCCTTCCCCGAGCAGGTGCGCTCCGCGACCCTGGTGGCGCGCCACCGGCTGGGGGCGCCCGTGCCGCTCGGCATCCACGCGCACAACGACGGCGAGCTGGCGGTGGCCAACAGCCTGGCGGCCGTGACCGGCGGCGCCCGCCACGTTCAGGGGACGATCAACGGCTACGGAGAGCGCTGCGGCAACGCCAATCTGTGCTCCGTCATCCCGAACCTTGAGCTGAAGAAGGGGCTGTCCTGCCTGCCGCCGGATGGGCTTCAGCGGATCACCGCCACCTCGCGCTACGTCGCCGAGATCGCCAACCGCTCCCCCCAAAGCCACCAGCCATTCGTCGGCCGGAGCGCCTTCGCGCACAAGGCGGGGATCCACGTCAGCGCCATCGAGAGGTCCAGCCGCGCCTACGAGCACATCGACCCGGCCGTCGTCGGCAACACGACGCGCGTCCTGGTCTCCGACCAGATGGGATCGAGCAACGTCCTGAACCGGGCGCGCGCCATCGGCATCGATCTTTCGGGGCGGCCCGAAACCATGCGCGCCCTGGTCGAGCGCGTCAAGGCGCTGGAGTACAGGGGCTTCCAGTTCGAGAGCGCCGAGGGGTCGTTCACCCTCCTGGTCCTCGAGGCCCTGGGGAAGAGGCCGCGCTACTTCGAGCTGGTCGACTACCGGGTCCTCCTGACGGCTTCGGGGGCGCCCGAGGCGACCGTGCGCGTGCGCGTCGGCCAGGAGGAGATCCACGCGGTCAGCCTGGGCGTCGGCCCCGCCCACGCCCTCGACCAGGCGCTGCGCAACGCCCTGGCCGGCGCCTACCCGGAGATCCGCGATCTGCGCCTCATCGATTTCAAGGTGCGCATCCTCGACGGGCACGACGGCACCGCCGCCCGCACCCGCGTGCACGTCGAGATGGGAGACGGCGAGCGGATCTGGGCCACGACCGGCGTCGATCCGAACATCATCGCCGCGACGCTCCACGCCATCGTCGAGAGCTACGAATACGGCCTTCTGCTGCGACGGTCGGCGGGCCTCCTGCCGGCCGGCTCGCTGCAGGCCGGTCCGCCCGGAGCGGAGGCCGGGAGCGAGGCGCAGGTCGGAGGGGCCAGCGCCGGTTCGGGCGAAAACGTCAGCCTCCAGCCGCGCGGCGAAGGGCGCCTGCCGATCGTCATCCTGCACGAGGTCGATCCAGGACGTTCCGAGATCGGAGCCTGA
- a CDS encoding branched-chain amino acid transaminase yields the protein MGQDLMAAGLLASRLHAGRETHSHWVWVNGGFVRSEDLRAHYFSHALHYGSGVFEGIRCYETPSGPAVFRLRDHMERLLASAKVYGLALGFGAADLCAAALETVRRNGVTNGYIRPLAFFGEGPIHLTPESRCPTEVLIAVRPLGAYLGDDGLARGVRVILSSWKKFDRTMLPSHVKGCGHYTNSILAAQEAAGKGAVEAILLNADGTVAEATGENVFFVKDGALVTNDQASNILPGITRDTVLTLAADGGIPTTIRAFRPEDLFAADEVFMTGTAAEVTPVAALDDRPLPHPEVGVTARLQRAYFDSVRGRNPRRATWLSHA from the coding sequence ATGGGCCAGGATCTGATGGCGGCGGGGCTTCTGGCGTCCCGCCTGCACGCGGGGCGGGAGACCCACTCCCATTGGGTCTGGGTCAACGGCGGGTTCGTGCGCTCGGAGGACTTGCGAGCGCACTACTTCTCCCACGCCCTGCATTACGGCAGCGGCGTGTTCGAGGGGATCCGCTGCTACGAGACCCCGTCCGGCCCGGCGGTCTTCCGCCTGCGCGATCACATGGAGCGCCTGCTGGCCTCGGCGAAGGTCTACGGGCTGGCCCTGGGCTTCGGGGCCGCGGACCTGTGCGCCGCGGCGCTCGAGACGGTGAGGCGGAACGGCGTGACGAACGGGTACATCCGGCCGCTGGCGTTTTTCGGCGAGGGACCGATCCACCTGACACCCGAGAGCCGCTGCCCGACCGAGGTGCTCATCGCCGTGCGCCCGCTCGGCGCCTACCTGGGGGACGACGGCCTGGCGCGCGGCGTCCGGGTCATCCTGTCGTCGTGGAAGAAATTCGATCGCACCATGCTGCCGTCCCACGTGAAAGGGTGCGGCCATTACACGAACTCGATCCTGGCGGCCCAGGAAGCGGCCGGGAAGGGGGCCGTCGAGGCGATCCTGCTGAACGCCGACGGCACGGTGGCCGAGGCGACGGGGGAGAACGTCTTCTTCGTCAAGGACGGCGCGCTGGTCACCAACGACCAGGCCTCCAACATCCTGCCCGGAATCACCCGCGACACGGTCCTGACTCTGGCGGCGGACGGCGGCATCCCCACGACCATCCGGGCCTTCCGGCCCGAGGATCTGTTCGCGGCCGACGAGGTCTTCATGACCGGAACGGCGGCCGAGGTCACGCCGGTCGCGGCGCTCGACGACCGCCCGCTCCCGCATCCCGAGGTCGGCGTCACGGCCCGCCTGCAGCGGGCCTACTTCGACAGCGTGCGCGGGCGGAACCCGCGGCGCGCCACGTGGCTGTCCCATGCCTGA
- the ilvC gene encoding ketol-acid reductoisomerase, translating to MNIYYDRDAEQERLEGKKIAILGYGSQGHAHALNLKDGGHRVAVGLRPDSASRQKAQAAGLEVMDTAEAARWGDIVMMLVPDELAPETYEREVAPGLTRGKSFAVAHGFSIHFRKIVPPKDVSVFMVAPKAPGHQVRNEFTKGTGVPMLLAVHQDPSGDTKAVALAYACAIGGGRAGVIETTFKDETETDLFGEQAVLCGGLTALITAGFETLVEAGYPPEMAYFECLHEMKLIVDLVYEGGIQNMRYSVSNTAEYGDLTRGPRIVTDETRKVMRAMLADIQSGKFADEWMAEHKAGKPNFKRLEGAGKEHLIERVGERLRGMMPWLGKNRLVDRSRN from the coding sequence CTGAACATCTATTACGACCGGGACGCCGAGCAGGAGCGTCTCGAGGGGAAAAAGATCGCCATCCTGGGATACGGCAGCCAGGGGCACGCGCACGCCCTCAACCTGAAGGACGGGGGTCACCGCGTCGCCGTCGGGCTGCGGCCGGACAGCGCCTCGCGCCAGAAGGCGCAGGCGGCGGGCCTCGAGGTGATGGACACGGCGGAGGCGGCTCGCTGGGGGGACATCGTCATGATGCTGGTCCCCGACGAGCTGGCGCCGGAGACGTACGAGAGGGAGGTCGCGCCGGGGCTCACCAGAGGCAAGAGCTTCGCCGTCGCCCACGGCTTCTCGATCCATTTCAGGAAGATCGTCCCGCCGAAGGACGTGAGCGTGTTCATGGTGGCGCCCAAGGCCCCCGGGCACCAGGTGCGGAACGAGTTCACCAAGGGGACCGGCGTGCCGATGCTCCTGGCGGTGCACCAGGACCCGTCAGGCGACACGAAGGCCGTGGCCCTGGCGTACGCCTGCGCCATCGGCGGCGGCCGCGCGGGCGTCATCGAGACCACGTTCAAGGACGAGACCGAGACCGATCTCTTCGGCGAGCAGGCGGTCCTGTGCGGCGGGTTGACGGCCCTCATCACGGCGGGCTTCGAGACGCTGGTCGAGGCCGGCTACCCGCCGGAGATGGCCTACTTCGAGTGCCTGCACGAGATGAAGCTCATCGTCGATCTGGTCTACGAGGGGGGGATCCAGAACATGCGCTACTCGGTCAGCAACACCGCCGAGTACGGCGACCTGACGCGCGGCCCCCGGATCGTCACCGACGAGACGCGCAAGGTGATGCGTGCGATGCTCGCCGACATCCAGTCGGGGAAGTTCGCCGACGAGTGGATGGCCGAGCACAAGGCCGGCAAGCCGAACTTCAAGAGACTGGAGGGGGCGGGGAAGGAGCACCTCATCGAGCGCGTCGGCGAGAGGCTGCGCGGCATGATGCCGTGGCTCGGCAAGAACCGCCTGGTCGACAGGAGCAGGAACTGA
- the ilvN gene encoding acetolactate synthase small subunit: MNGEGGARHILSILVENRFGELCRIVGLFSGRGYNIDSLCVAPTPDPAFSRIILTTNGNDAIMEQIIKQVGKLVRVLEVADLNEVDHVEREMALLIVKTRNPAERQEVLNLVGVFRAKVIDIAPDAITVETTGSQDKVDALLGLLKPLGIQDIVRTGAVAIPRISAARGRDETRGPELVVPEADSAV, encoded by the coding sequence ATGAACGGCGAAGGCGGCGCGCGGCACATCCTGTCGATCCTGGTCGAGAACCGCTTCGGCGAGCTCTGCCGCATCGTCGGGCTGTTCTCGGGGCGGGGCTACAACATCGACTCGCTGTGCGTGGCGCCGACCCCCGACCCCGCCTTCTCGCGCATCATCCTGACCACCAACGGGAACGATGCGATCATGGAGCAGATTATCAAGCAGGTCGGCAAGCTCGTGCGCGTCCTCGAAGTTGCCGACCTCAACGAGGTCGATCACGTCGAGCGCGAGATGGCTCTCCTGATCGTCAAGACCAGGAACCCGGCCGAGCGCCAGGAGGTGCTGAACCTGGTCGGCGTGTTCCGCGCCAAGGTGATCGACATCGCCCCCGACGCCATCACCGTCGAGACCACCGGGAGTCAGGACAAGGTGGACGCGCTCCTGGGGCTGCTGAAGCCGCTCGGCATCCAGGACATCGTGCGGACCGGGGCGGTGGCGATCCCGCGGATCAGCGCGGCGCGGGGACGTGACGAGACGAGGGGGCCGGAGCTCGTGGTGCCGGAGGCGGACAGCGCGGTTTGA
- the ilvB gene encoding biosynthetic-type acetolactate synthase large subunit: protein MRGAKILIESLLREGVDTIFGYPGGAILHVYDELAHARDRIGHVLVRHEQGAVHAAEGYARSTGKVGVVMVTSGPGATNCVTGLANALMDSTPIVCITGQVPTHLIGNDAFQEADVVGITRPCTKYNYLVKDVRDLARVVKEAFHIARTGRPGPVVIDLPKDVTAAKTTFVWPEAVDLPSYRPAGKGDPEKVRQAVAMMVAAERPILYVGGGVVNADGAAALAALAEALNLPVTPTLMGLGAFPSAHPNCLGMLGMHGTYAANMGVSNADLLVAVGARFDDRVTGRLKDFAPHARVVHVDVDASSINKNRVVEVGIVGDARSVLEQMLLCLDRDMRLEGPPPREAWWATLRGWSSQHPFRYRRRRDVIMPQAVIEELHRLTKGDAIVTSDVGQHQMWVAQYYGFKRPRQWLNSGGLGTMGYGFPAAIGAAKAHPGRPVVCVTGDGSFQMCIQEMATAVQEKVNVKVVVINNNYLGMVRQWQELFYSRTYSEVGMEWLPDFVKLAEAYHARGLRATVPGELRPVLEQGLATPGLVVLDMIVSQEESVYPMVPAGASLQEMVLEPPDDGSEDPEPRDLA from the coding sequence ATGCGGGGGGCGAAGATCCTGATCGAGAGCCTCCTGCGCGAGGGTGTCGACACCATCTTCGGGTACCCGGGCGGCGCCATCCTGCACGTCTACGACGAGCTGGCGCACGCGCGCGACCGGATCGGCCACGTCCTGGTGCGCCACGAGCAGGGAGCCGTGCATGCCGCCGAGGGGTACGCGCGATCGACGGGCAAGGTGGGGGTCGTCATGGTGACGTCGGGGCCCGGCGCCACCAACTGCGTCACCGGGCTGGCCAACGCGCTGATGGACTCGACGCCGATCGTCTGCATCACCGGCCAGGTGCCGACGCACCTGATCGGCAACGACGCCTTCCAGGAGGCGGACGTGGTCGGCATCACGCGCCCCTGCACCAAGTACAACTATCTGGTCAAGGACGTCCGCGACCTGGCGCGGGTGGTCAAGGAGGCGTTCCACATCGCCCGCACCGGGCGCCCCGGCCCGGTGGTCATCGACCTGCCCAAGGACGTCACGGCGGCGAAGACGACGTTCGTCTGGCCGGAGGCGGTCGACCTGCCTTCCTACCGGCCCGCGGGCAAGGGGGATCCCGAGAAGGTCCGGCAGGCGGTCGCCATGATGGTGGCCGCGGAGCGGCCGATCCTGTACGTCGGCGGCGGTGTGGTGAACGCCGACGGCGCCGCGGCGCTGGCGGCCCTGGCCGAGGCCCTCAACCTTCCCGTCACGCCGACCCTGATGGGGCTCGGCGCCTTCCCCAGCGCCCACCCCAACTGCCTCGGCATGCTCGGCATGCACGGCACCTACGCCGCCAACATGGGGGTGTCGAACGCCGATCTCCTGGTCGCCGTCGGAGCGCGCTTCGACGATCGCGTCACCGGGCGGCTGAAGGACTTCGCGCCGCACGCCAGGGTCGTGCACGTCGACGTGGACGCCTCGTCGATCAACAAGAACCGGGTGGTCGAGGTCGGCATCGTCGGCGACGCCAGGAGCGTCCTCGAGCAGATGCTCCTGTGCCTGGATCGCGACATGCGGCTCGAAGGCCCGCCGCCGCGCGAGGCGTGGTGGGCGACGCTGCGCGGCTGGTCGTCGCAGCACCCGTTCCGCTACCGGAGGCGCAGGGACGTCATCATGCCGCAGGCGGTGATCGAGGAGCTGCACCGGCTGACCAAGGGGGACGCCATCGTGACCTCCGACGTCGGGCAGCACCAGATGTGGGTGGCGCAGTACTACGGCTTCAAGCGCCCGCGACAGTGGCTGAACTCGGGCGGGCTGGGGACGATGGGATACGGCTTTCCGGCGGCGATCGGGGCGGCGAAGGCCCATCCAGGCCGGCCGGTCGTCTGCGTCACCGGCGACGGCTCGTTCCAGATGTGCATCCAGGAGATGGCCACCGCCGTCCAGGAGAAGGTGAACGTCAAGGTGGTCGTGATCAACAACAACTACCTCGGCATGGTGCGCCAGTGGCAGGAGCTGTTCTACTCCCGCACCTACAGCGAGGTCGGCATGGAGTGGCTTCCCGACTTCGTCAAGCTGGCGGAGGCGTACCACGCCCGGGGGTTGCGCGCCACGGTGCCCGGGGAGCTGCGGCCGGTCCTCGAGCAGGGGCTTGCGACCCCCGGGCTCGTGGTGCTCGACATGATCGTCTCCCAGGAGGAGAGCGTCTACCCGATGGTCCCGGCCGGGGCGTCGCTGCAGGAGATGGTGCTGGAGCCGCCCGACGACGGCTCCGAGGACCCGGAGCCGAGGGATCTGGCATGA
- the leuB gene encoding 3-isopropylmalate dehydrogenase, producing MPEKTRGRVVLLPGDGIGPEVVAEAAQVLQAVARRSGLALELVEHPAGGAAIDRAGEPLPQATLSAARGADAVLLGAVGSPAYDGLPREKRPEQALLGLRKGLGVFANLRPVRLHQALEEASPLRAEIVRGTDILIVRELTGGLYFGSPRGIEGQGDARRARNTMAYSAGEIRRIARVAFLAARARRKKVTSVDKANILEVSQLWREVVVETSREFPDVRLEHLFVDNAAMQLVARPRDFDVILTENLFGDILSDEAAMLAGSIGMLPSASLGDGPGLYEPVHGSAPDIAGRGVANPLAAILSVAMLLRHSFGREADAGRIETEVARVLQEGARTADLARPGETVLSTSAMGERVRRALETAPAAGGTR from the coding sequence GTGCCTGAGAAGACGCGCGGACGCGTCGTCCTTCTGCCGGGCGACGGCATCGGCCCGGAGGTCGTGGCCGAGGCGGCGCAGGTGCTGCAGGCTGTGGCGCGGCGCTCCGGGCTGGCCCTGGAGCTCGTGGAGCACCCGGCCGGCGGGGCGGCGATCGATCGGGCGGGGGAGCCGCTGCCCCAGGCGACGCTGAGCGCCGCGCGCGGCGCCGACGCGGTGCTCCTGGGGGCCGTCGGGAGCCCGGCCTACGACGGGCTTCCCCGGGAGAAGCGGCCCGAGCAGGCGCTTCTGGGGCTCAGGAAGGGGCTCGGGGTGTTCGCGAACCTGCGCCCGGTGCGGCTGCATCAGGCCCTGGAGGAGGCGTCGCCGCTTCGGGCCGAGATCGTGCGCGGCACGGACATCCTGATCGTGCGCGAGCTGACCGGCGGGCTCTACTTCGGCTCGCCGCGCGGCATCGAGGGTCAGGGAGACGCCCGGCGGGCGCGGAACACGATGGCCTACTCGGCCGGGGAGATCCGGCGCATCGCCAGGGTGGCGTTTCTGGCGGCCCGCGCGCGACGGAAGAAGGTGACCTCGGTGGACAAGGCGAACATCCTGGAGGTCTCGCAGCTCTGGCGCGAGGTGGTGGTGGAGACGTCGCGGGAATTCCCCGACGTGCGGCTCGAGCACCTGTTCGTGGACAACGCCGCCATGCAGCTCGTCGCCCGGCCGCGGGACTTCGACGTGATCCTGACCGAAAACCTGTTCGGGGACATCCTGAGCGACGAGGCCGCCATGCTGGCCGGAAGCATCGGGATGCTGCCGTCGGCGAGCCTGGGCGACGGGCCCGGCCTGTACGAGCCGGTCCACGGGTCGGCCCCCGACATCGCCGGGCGCGGCGTGGCGAACCCGCTCGCCGCGATCCTGTCCGTGGCGATGCTCCTGCGCCACTCGTTCGGTCGCGAGGCGGACGCCGGGCGGATCGAGACGGAGGTCGCCCGCGTCCTTCAGGAGGGGGCGCGCACCGCCGACCTGGCACGCCCTGGCGAGACCGTGCTGTCGACGAGCGCCATGGGGGAGAGGGTCCGGCGAGCCCTCGAGACCGCGCCCGCCGCCGGAGGGACACGATGA
- a CDS encoding 3-isopropylmalate dehydratase: protein MRGRAHVHSRAGITSDEIVPLRCQNTDDPGELGKHALVGIDAGFPQRVCRGDILVAGSDFGCGSAREHAVWALRGAGIAAVVARSFSRAFFRNALNNGFLVLECPAAVERTVTGDLLEIDLQNSAVRNLTTGEAFRFVPFTPFAMEVLEAGGLLPYVLRQTTGASSA, encoded by the coding sequence ATGAGAGGCAGGGCGCACGTCCATTCGAGGGCCGGCATCACGAGCGACGAGATCGTCCCGCTCCGCTGCCAGAACACCGATGACCCCGGCGAGCTGGGGAAGCACGCCCTCGTCGGGATCGACGCCGGGTTCCCGCAGCGCGTCTGCCGGGGAGACATCCTGGTGGCAGGCTCGGACTTCGGCTGCGGGTCGGCGCGCGAGCACGCGGTCTGGGCGCTGCGGGGCGCGGGGATCGCGGCGGTCGTGGCGCGCTCGTTCTCCCGCGCCTTCTTCCGCAACGCCCTGAACAACGGCTTTCTCGTCCTGGAGTGCCCGGCGGCCGTCGAGCGCACCGTAACCGGGGATCTCCTCGAGATCGACCTCCAGAACAGCGCGGTGAGGAACCTGACGACGGGGGAGGCGTTCAGGTTCGTGCCGTTCACCCCGTTCGCCATGGAGGTTCTGGAGGCGGGCGGCCTCCTGCCTTACGTCCTGAGACAGACGACGGGGGCGTCGAGTGCCTGA
- a CDS encoding 2-isopropylmalate synthase, with product MSHRITIFDTTLRDGEQSPGCSMNLEEKIRMARQLDALGVDVIEAGFPMASEDDYRAVHAVAREVRRPVIAALARTTRDDVERAWRAIEPAARPRLHTFIATSDLHMQHKLRKSRAEVLDMAGEAVRLAKSFTPDVEFSAEDATRSDPGFLCEVVETAIGAGATTINVPDTVGYTTPTEFQTIIRALREKVRGIERAVLSVHCHNDLGLAVANSLAAVEAGARQVECTVNGIGERAGNASLEELVMALYVRRDILPFTTGIATTEIYKSSQLLSSITGVHVQANKAVVGKNAFAHEAGIHQDGVLKERRTYEIMTPESVGIKTNRLVLGKHSGRHALGRKLADLGYPLSRPDLDRAYARFIEIADQKKEIFDEDLIAIVHDGMKDVPEVFRLKMLQATAGSQKPSTATVILETEGREKVACAVGDGPVAAAYTAIDQIIGCRGRLLDYSIRAVSRGRDAIGEVSVHVDFSGRSFTGKAASTDVVDASARAYLHAVNKAQRLARALDAAEVSPVLPRVAGVPADRAQVAGAREDEKEETVGGPLRVADSEGRIRLIHLV from the coding sequence GTGTCACACCGAATCACCATCTTCGACACGACCTTGCGGGACGGCGAGCAGTCGCCCGGCTGCAGCATGAACCTGGAGGAAAAAATCCGGATGGCCCGCCAGCTCGACGCCCTCGGGGTGGACGTCATCGAGGCGGGGTTCCCGATGGCGTCCGAGGACGACTATCGTGCGGTGCACGCCGTGGCCAGGGAGGTCCGGCGCCCGGTGATCGCCGCGCTGGCGCGCACCACGCGGGACGACGTGGAGCGCGCCTGGCGGGCCATCGAGCCTGCGGCGCGCCCGCGCCTTCACACCTTCATCGCCACCTCCGATCTGCACATGCAGCACAAGCTCAGGAAGTCGCGCGCCGAGGTCCTCGACATGGCGGGGGAGGCGGTGCGCCTGGCGAAATCGTTCACGCCCGACGTCGAGTTCTCCGCGGAGGACGCGACACGCAGCGACCCGGGCTTCCTGTGCGAGGTCGTCGAGACGGCAATCGGGGCCGGTGCGACGACGATCAACGTCCCCGACACGGTCGGCTACACCACGCCGACCGAGTTCCAGACGATCATCCGCGCCCTCCGCGAGAAGGTCCGCGGCATCGAGCGGGCGGTCCTGTCGGTGCACTGCCACAACGACCTCGGGCTGGCGGTCGCCAACTCGCTCGCCGCGGTCGAGGCCGGCGCGCGGCAGGTCGAGTGCACGGTCAACGGCATCGGCGAGCGGGCGGGGAACGCCTCCCTGGAAGAGCTCGTGATGGCCCTGTATGTCAGGCGCGACATCCTGCCGTTCACCACCGGGATCGCGACCACCGAGATATACAAGTCGAGCCAGCTGCTGTCGAGCATCACCGGCGTCCACGTGCAGGCCAACAAGGCGGTGGTGGGCAAGAACGCCTTCGCCCACGAGGCGGGGATCCACCAGGACGGGGTCCTGAAGGAGCGGCGGACCTACGAGATCATGACGCCCGAGTCGGTCGGCATCAAGACCAACCGGCTGGTGCTGGGCAAGCATTCCGGCCGCCACGCGCTCGGACGGAAGCTCGCCGATCTGGGCTACCCGCTGTCGCGCCCCGACCTGGATCGCGCCTACGCGCGCTTCATCGAGATCGCCGACCAGAAGAAGGAGATCTTCGACGAGGACCTGATCGCCATCGTGCACGACGGCATGAAGGACGTCCCGGAGGTGTTCCGGCTGAAGATGCTGCAGGCGACGGCCGGCAGCCAGAAGCCGTCCACCGCGACCGTCATCCTGGAGACCGAGGGGCGCGAGAAGGTGGCCTGCGCCGTCGGCGACGGTCCGGTGGCGGCGGCCTACACCGCGATCGATCAGATCATCGGCTGCCGCGGCCGCCTGCTCGACTATTCGATCCGGGCCGTCTCGCGCGGGCGCGACGCCATCGGCGAGGTGTCGGTGCACGTGGACTTCAGCGGCCGCTCGTTCACCGGCAAGGCCGCCTCGACCGACGTGGTCGATGCGAGCGCCCGGGCCTACCTGCACGCGGTCAACAAGGCGCAGCGCCTGGCGCGCGCCCTGGACGCGGCCGAGGTCTCTCCCGTACTGCCGCGCGTGGCCGGGGTGCCGGCCGATCGCGCCCAGGTGGCGGGGGCCCGGGAGGACGAGAAGGAGGAGACGGTGGGCGGCCCCCTGCGGGTCGCCGACTCGGAAGGCCGTATTCGACTGATTCACCTCGTATAG